A stretch of Desulfuromonas acetexigens DNA encodes these proteins:
- a CDS encoding TrpB-like pyridoxal phosphate-dependent enzyme, whose translation MQNKILLPEDRIPKYWYNVIPDMPGPLAPVIHPGTMQPVKPEDLLPIFPMPLIEQEVSQQRWIEIPEPVREIFRIWRPSPLFRAHRLEKALGTPAKIYYKYEGVSPAGSHKPNSAVPQAYFNKISGTKRIATETGAGQWGCSIALACQMFGLECTVYMVKVSFAQKPYRKSMMQLWGANVIPSPSDQTNAGRAMLAKDPENGGSLGLAISEAVEDAVSREDTRYALGSVLNHVCLHQTIIGLEAKEQMAIAGDYPDVVIGCHGGGSNFAGIGFPFVADKANGKQVRVLAVEPASCPTLTRGVYAFDYGDTAKMAPVAKMYTLGHDFMPPGIHAGGLRYHGASPLVSQLLAAGVIEAKAVHQLACFDAAVLFSRTEGIIPAPESSHAIRGAIDEALQAKEEGKEKTILFNLSGHGHVDMTAYDDFFAGKLTDYEYPTEAIKESLSQLPKVD comes from the coding sequence ATGCAGAACAAGATCCTGTTGCCGGAAGACCGCATCCCCAAATACTGGTACAATGTCATTCCCGACATGCCGGGCCCGCTGGCGCCGGTCATTCATCCCGGGACGATGCAGCCGGTCAAGCCGGAGGATCTGCTGCCGATCTTCCCCATGCCCCTGATTGAGCAGGAAGTTTCCCAGCAGCGCTGGATCGAGATTCCCGAGCCGGTGCGGGAGATTTTCCGGATCTGGCGTCCCTCCCCCCTCTTTCGTGCGCATCGCTTGGAGAAAGCCCTCGGCACCCCGGCGAAGATCTACTACAAGTACGAAGGTGTTTCCCCGGCCGGTTCGCACAAGCCGAACAGCGCCGTGCCCCAGGCCTATTTCAATAAGATCTCCGGGACCAAGCGCATCGCCACCGAAACCGGCGCCGGGCAGTGGGGGTGTTCCATCGCCCTGGCCTGCCAGATGTTCGGTCTGGAGTGCACTGTCTACATGGTCAAGGTTTCCTTCGCGCAGAAGCCTTACCGCAAGAGTATGATGCAGCTCTGGGGGGCGAACGTCATCCCTTCGCCGTCGGACCAGACCAACGCCGGCCGCGCCATGCTCGCCAAGGATCCGGAGAACGGCGGTTCCCTCGGCCTGGCCATCAGCGAGGCGGTGGAGGATGCCGTTTCCCGCGAGGATACCCGCTACGCCCTGGGAAGCGTCCTCAACCACGTCTGTCTGCATCAGACGATCATCGGCCTTGAGGCCAAGGAGCAGATGGCCATCGCCGGGGATTATCCCGATGTCGTCATCGGCTGTCACGGCGGCGGTTCCAACTTTGCCGGGATCGGCTTCCCCTTTGTCGCCGACAAGGCCAATGGCAAGCAGGTGCGGGTGCTGGCGGTAGAACCGGCGAGCTGCCCGACTCTGACCCGGGGTGTCTATGCCTTCGATTATGGCGACACCGCCAAGATGGCGCCGGTGGCGAAGATGTACACCCTCGGCCATGACTTCATGCCGCCGGGTATCCACGCCGGCGGTCTGCGTTACCACGGCGCTTCCCCCCTGGTTTCCCAGTTGCTCGCCGCCGGGGTGATCGAGGCCAAGGCGGTGCATCAGCTCGCCTGCTTCGACGCGGCGGTCCTCTTCTCGCGCACCGAGGGGATCATCCCCGCCCCCGAGTCGAGTCACGCTATTCGCGGTGCCATCGACGAGGCCTTGCAGGCCAAGGAAGAAGGGAAGGAAAAGACCATACTCTTCAATCTCTCCGGCCACGGCCATGTCGACATGACCGCTTACGACGACTTCTTCGCCGGCAAGCTCACCGACTACGAATATCCGACCGAGGCGATCAAGGAGTCCCTCTCCCAGCTGCCAAAGGTGGATTAG
- a CDS encoding phosphoribosylanthranilate isomerase — protein sequence MIRIKICGLTHVDDALQACACGADALGLVFYEKSPRCVTREQARAIVAALPPFVTTVGLFVNESPETIREIVDFCGLDVIQLHGDEGPEACLFPPHRVLKALRVRGEESLAGVEHFSVSALLLDAWHPDSYGGTGQLGDWKLAARLAAERPVILAGGLNPENVAEAIRQVRPYGVDVSSGVESSPGRKDPALVAAFIRNARAAL from the coding sequence ATGATCAGGATCAAGATCTGCGGCCTCACCCATGTCGACGACGCCCTGCAGGCCTGTGCCTGCGGGGCGGACGCGCTGGGGCTGGTTTTCTATGAAAAGAGTCCCCGGTGTGTCACCAGGGAGCAGGCGCGGGCGATCGTCGCCGCGCTGCCCCCCTTCGTGACCACGGTCGGGCTCTTTGTCAACGAGAGTCCGGAAACGATCCGCGAGATCGTCGACTTCTGCGGGCTGGATGTGATTCAGCTGCACGGCGACGAGGGACCGGAGGCGTGCCTTTTCCCCCCTCATCGGGTGCTCAAGGCGCTGCGGGTTCGGGGGGAGGAGAGCCTGGCCGGAGTCGAGCATTTTTCCGTTTCCGCGCTCTTGCTCGATGCCTGGCATCCGGACAGCTATGGCGGCACCGGCCAACTCGGCGACTGGAAACTGGCGGCCCGTCTCGCCGCCGAACGCCCGGTCATTCTCGCCGGCGGACTCAATCCGGAGAATGTCGCCGAGGCGATCCGCCAGGTGCGCCCTTACGGCGTCGACGTCTCCAGCGGTGTCGAAAGCTCCCCGGGGCGCAAGGACCCGGCGCTGGTCGCGGCATTCATTCGGAATGCACGCGCCGCTCTTTAA
- a CDS encoding DEAD/DEAH box helicase → MKFTELNLPEAVLKGVAEVGFTELTPVQEETIPIALSGKDVAAQAQTGTGKTAAFLVSLFTRLLTSGKRTSNNPRALIMAPTRELVVQIVEDAKGLGAHCPIKVQAIFGGMDYDKQRQALKDGVDIIVATPGRLIDYAKQRVFTFDRIEALVIDEADRMFDMGFIKDLRYILRKLPDFEHRQTMLFSATLSPRVRELAYEFMDLAERVEILPEQVTAERVEQLLYHASRREKFPLLMGLLKKELDAERVLVFVNTKREAEYLTERLKANDLKAAVISGDIPQNKRMRILADFKEGKLTFLVATDVASRGIHIDAVSHVINYDLPQDPEDYVHRIGRTARAGALGKAISFADEDLVFHLPDIEEYIGRKIPSRFPEEDDFFWDYKRGAPRKKAPPAHAKPAAAAAKAKKPRRRGKPRSDGKPSA, encoded by the coding sequence ATGAAATTCACCGAACTGAATCTGCCCGAAGCGGTCCTCAAAGGGGTCGCCGAGGTCGGCTTCACCGAACTCACGCCGGTGCAGGAAGAAACCATCCCCATCGCCCTCTCCGGCAAGGATGTGGCGGCCCAGGCCCAAACCGGCACTGGCAAGACCGCCGCCTTCCTCGTCTCCCTCTTTACCCGGCTGCTGACCAGTGGCAAACGCACCAGCAACAACCCCCGCGCCCTGATCATGGCGCCGACGCGCGAACTGGTGGTGCAGATTGTCGAGGATGCCAAGGGACTCGGGGCTCACTGCCCGATCAAGGTGCAGGCGATCTTCGGCGGCATGGATTACGACAAGCAGCGCCAGGCCCTGAAGGATGGTGTCGACATCATCGTCGCCACCCCGGGGCGGCTCATCGACTATGCCAAGCAGCGGGTCTTTACCTTCGACCGCATCGAGGCACTGGTTATCGATGAAGCCGACCGCATGTTCGACATGGGCTTCATCAAGGACCTGCGCTATATCCTGCGCAAGCTCCCGGATTTCGAACACCGCCAGACCATGCTCTTTTCCGCCACCCTGTCCCCACGGGTGCGCGAGCTGGCCTACGAGTTCATGGATCTGGCGGAGCGGGTCGAAATCCTGCCCGAACAGGTCACCGCCGAACGGGTCGAGCAGTTGCTCTATCATGCCTCCCGACGGGAAAAATTCCCGCTGCTGATGGGATTGCTCAAGAAGGAGTTGGACGCCGAACGGGTCCTGGTTTTCGTCAATACCAAGCGGGAAGCCGAATATCTCACCGAGCGCCTCAAGGCCAACGATCTGAAAGCGGCGGTGATTTCCGGCGATATTCCGCAGAACAAGCGGATGCGCATCCTCGCCGACTTCAAGGAGGGCAAGTTGACCTTTCTGGTGGCGACCGACGTCGCCTCCCGGGGGATTCATATCGATGCCGTGAGCCACGTCATCAACTACGACCTGCCCCAGGATCCAGAGGATTACGTCCATCGCATCGGCCGCACCGCCCGGGCCGGCGCCCTCGGCAAGGCGATCAGCTTCGCCGACGAGGATCTGGTCTTCCATCTGCCCGATATCGAGGAATATATCGGCCGAAAGATTCCCAGCCGGTTTCCCGAGGAGGATGATTTCTTCTGGGACTACAAACGCGGCGCGCCCCGTAAAAAAGCTCCCCCGGCTCATGCCAAGCCGGCGGCGGCCGCTGCGAAGGCGAAGAAGCCTCGGCGTCGGGGCAAGCCCAGGTCCGATGGCAAGCCCTCTGCCTGA
- a CDS encoding uracil-DNA glycosylase produces the protein MDKAFVERVASCRRCPRLVDYLSALPPKGGRGREDYWNRPVPGFGDPQARVLLVGLAPGAHGANRTGRPFTGDGAGDFMYPLLHQAGFANRPEVSDLGDGLRLTDLYISNAVKCAPPENKPLPVEFDQCRPFLAAELAALPRLKVVLALGQGAFVSCLRLFKEAGLVARLSDCPFGHGAAYPLSNGLTLVASYHTSRYNVQTRRIDAPMFLDLLAQVRELALRENG, from the coding sequence ATGGATAAGGCTTTTGTCGAGCGGGTGGCGAGCTGTCGCCGCTGCCCGCGTCTCGTCGACTATCTGAGTGCCCTGCCGCCGAAGGGGGGGCGTGGTCGGGAGGATTACTGGAACCGGCCAGTGCCCGGCTTCGGCGATCCCCAGGCGCGGGTGCTGCTGGTCGGGCTGGCCCCCGGCGCCCACGGCGCCAATCGCACCGGGCGCCCCTTCACCGGCGACGGCGCCGGGGATTTCATGTATCCCCTGCTGCATCAAGCCGGATTCGCCAATCGCCCGGAGGTTTCCGACCTCGGTGACGGGCTGCGCCTGACCGATCTCTACATCAGCAACGCGGTCAAATGCGCGCCGCCGGAGAATAAGCCGCTGCCTGTTGAATTTGACCAGTGTCGCCCCTTCCTGGCGGCGGAGCTGGCCGCTTTGCCCCGACTCAAGGTGGTACTGGCCCTTGGTCAAGGGGCCTTCGTCAGCTGCCTGCGTCTTTTTAAGGAAGCGGGGCTGGTCGCCCGGCTCTCCGATTGCCCCTTTGGCCACGGCGCCGCCTATCCCTTAAGCAACGGTCTGACCCTGGTCGCCAGTTACCATACCAGCCGTTACAATGTTCAGACCAGGCGGATCGATGCGCCCATGTTTCTTGATTTGCTGGCTCAGGTTCGGGAGCTTGCGCTCCGAGAAAACGGTTGA
- the accD gene encoding acetyl-CoA carboxylase, carboxyltransferase subunit beta, translated as MSWFKRSKAPIAEVESKKVQMPEGVWTKCKNCNEIIYTKEVERNLNVCPKCDYHFRISARERISLVIDQGSFAEMDAAMESVDFLDFKDSKRYKDRIRAAVKKSSGDAVICGKGTIEGLPVAIAVFDFGFMGGSMGSVVGEKITRVIELGLEKRCPVLIFSSSGGARMQESILSLMQMAKTSAALAKLKKAGLPFISVLTDPTTGGVTASFAMLGDINMAEPKALIGFAGPRVIEQTIRQTLPEGFQRSEYLLEHGMVDMIVPRQEMKQRLSQILRIFTKS; from the coding sequence ATGTCCTGGTTCAAGCGCTCCAAGGCGCCCATCGCCGAAGTGGAATCGAAAAAAGTCCAGATGCCCGAAGGGGTCTGGACCAAATGCAAGAACTGCAACGAGATCATCTACACCAAGGAAGTTGAGCGCAACCTCAACGTCTGTCCCAAGTGCGACTACCACTTCCGCATCTCCGCCCGGGAGCGGATCAGTCTCGTGATCGACCAGGGCTCCTTCGCCGAGATGGATGCCGCCATGGAGTCCGTGGACTTTCTCGATTTCAAGGATTCCAAGCGCTACAAGGACCGGATTCGCGCCGCCGTCAAAAAGAGCAGCGGCGACGCGGTGATCTGCGGCAAGGGGACGATCGAAGGTCTGCCGGTGGCCATTGCCGTTTTTGACTTTGGTTTCATGGGGGGGAGCATGGGGTCGGTGGTCGGGGAGAAGATCACCCGGGTCATCGAGCTGGGATTGGAAAAACGCTGTCCGGTCCTCATCTTCTCCTCTTCCGGCGGGGCGCGCATGCAGGAAAGTATCCTTTCCCTGATGCAGATGGCCAAGACCAGCGCCGCCCTGGCCAAGCTGAAAAAGGCCGGATTGCCTTTCATTTCGGTTCTGACCGATCCGACCACCGGCGGGGTGACCGCCAGTTTCGCCATGCTCGGCGACATCAACATGGCCGAGCCCAAAGCGTTGATCGGCTTCGCCGGCCCCCGGGTCATTGAACAGACGATCCGCCAGACCCTGCCCGAAGGCTTCCAGCGCTCCGAGTATCTCCTGGAGCACGGCATGGTCGATATGATCGTCCCTCGCCAGGAAATGAAACAGCGCCTCTCCCAGATTCTGCGGATCTTCACCAAGAGCTGA
- a CDS encoding bifunctional folylpolyglutamate synthase/dihydrofolate synthase, with protein sequence MAYRESLDYLYGLQKFGIKLGLENIRTLLDRLGHPECAYGVIHVAGSNGKGSVCAYLDRILREAGLRVGLYTSPHLHSFTERIRVNGVPIEEKQVADYTEELRRVAGNLPSTFFEFTTAMALLHFQRERVDFAVLETGMGGRLDATNAVDSPQVTVITSICRDHAGHLGDDLATIAGEKGGIIKSGVPLVLGRQAPEAERVLRDLAREKQAPVRDVGSVLGPEGDDDPLAWHGCHWVLEGLRPGLLGDHQRENLTLALGAAEILAEQGVPLTPTVARAGIAKTRWPGRLEWWGGQRRILLDGAHNEGGAAVLADYLRHLSPRTVRWVVGLKGDKEASAILSPLLPWVTELYCTSPPVEEAVPPEALARLGRDAGRPARVFSCCAEALAAALKEQRPGEIVLVAGSLFLVAAAREYLAGDSPMADPLL encoded by the coding sequence GTGGCCTACCGGGAGAGTCTCGATTACCTCTACGGGTTGCAGAAATTCGGCATCAAGCTGGGGTTAGAGAATATCCGCACCCTGCTCGACCGGCTCGGGCATCCCGAGTGCGCCTACGGCGTCATCCATGTCGCCGGCAGCAACGGCAAAGGTTCGGTCTGCGCCTACCTGGACCGGATCCTGCGGGAAGCGGGGTTGCGGGTCGGACTCTACACCTCCCCCCATCTTCATTCCTTCACTGAACGCATCCGGGTAAACGGCGTCCCCATCGAGGAAAAGCAGGTAGCGGACTACACCGAGGAATTGCGCAGGGTTGCCGGGAATCTGCCGAGCACCTTCTTCGAGTTCACCACGGCCATGGCTCTGCTCCATTTTCAGCGGGAACGGGTCGATTTCGCGGTCCTGGAGACGGGCATGGGTGGCCGCCTCGACGCCACCAATGCCGTCGACTCCCCCCAGGTGACGGTCATCACCTCGATCTGCCGCGATCATGCCGGGCATCTCGGTGATGATTTGGCAACCATCGCCGGGGAAAAGGGGGGGATCATCAAGTCCGGCGTCCCCCTGGTTCTGGGACGGCAGGCTCCCGAGGCCGAGCGGGTGCTTCGTGACCTGGCTCGAGAGAAGCAGGCCCCGGTCCGCGATGTCGGCAGCGTGCTCGGGCCCGAGGGGGATGACGACCCTTTGGCTTGGCACGGATGCCACTGGGTGCTGGAGGGTCTACGCCCCGGCCTCCTTGGCGACCATCAACGGGAGAACCTGACCCTGGCTCTGGGGGCGGCGGAGATCCTGGCCGAACAAGGGGTGCCTCTGACGCCGACGGTCGCTCGTGCCGGAATTGCCAAAACGCGCTGGCCCGGCCGCCTGGAGTGGTGGGGTGGGCAGCGGCGGATTTTGCTTGACGGCGCCCACAACGAGGGGGGGGCGGCGGTGCTTGCCGACTATCTGCGTCATCTTTCGCCCCGTACCGTCCGCTGGGTTGTCGGGCTGAAAGGGGACAAGGAGGCCTCGGCGATCCTTTCTCCACTTTTGCCTTGGGTTACGGAGCTCTATTGCACCTCGCCGCCGGTCGAGGAAGCGGTGCCACCGGAGGCTCTAGCTCGGCTGGGCCGGGACGCCGGCCGCCCGGCACGGGTCTTTTCTTGCTGCGCGGAGGCGTTGGCCGCCGCTCTCAAGGAGCAGCGCCCGGGGGAGATCGTTTTGGTCGCCGGTTCCCTCTTTCTGGTTGCGGCCGCCCGGGAATATCTGGCCGGAGACAGTCCGATGGCGGATCCCCTGTTATGA
- the lptD gene encoding LPS assembly protein LptD produces MRVRLLFLLFMIFCWVAPVQARLTFGVVPKATHFFPSLEEAQVLADYLSRRLGEEVEVREFQEVTDLHEWLNRYRTVDMAAFTVSYVRQQQAGEFEVLATVVPLSAASGQSTELVVARQGVRRGLRNRLELALTAMGGDPEGRQLLAASGISHLVGAKVSPPATVIADYPPAEAPPLAEEPAVPSRSLPPIETSLPAPATLVTPVTAPLVAAPSLVHAPVPEPEALRESVAAESSEEALAAPTGTEDLSRAEDVVIAEGESVGETVIDAPETPAPVATSQKPAAVSSTGPGLQDLSGPAPVNLEADELSYDREASLYTARGGVRLTKGGVTLDADQMLFNDLTGDADATGNVYLTDPSGSLRAEQADYNMETGVGRIRSGKVFIKEHNFHLAGEELKRIGEQDYQLERGFFTTCDGDIPSWKFGARHIDVTLGKYARASNVLFYLHDWPVFYLPYIVFPAKTERESGMLMPRFGYSDKRGAELSLAYYQVIARNQDATISVDYLSDFGIGQGVEYRYIFGADNEGTLRGYYVNNIRDEYLRDKLKDEPDLADTLDEDDRYAMEWTHLGTLPGDWTLSADVEYVSNRDYFDEFGTVAEEYTKDQSESVVYLSRDWKNNIIAAEFDYTQELEFDDDTTLQRLPEVRFDALRRRLGQSPFFFGLASAYTYFWREEEVVTGDWETSKIKGQRLNVRPYLSAFFSPFPWLEVVPELGYRERLYETSSSGPGSEDAGIYDFSLRMGTSFSRVFHGGLGNYRKIRHSIDPEVVYSHVPNESQDHLPYFDSLDRIGVANRVTYSLTNRFTARLEPQPGVVEYLEFLNVRLSQSYDVRQSRHDRQDVNDVDPLGDVRAELLWSPTRNTFVDLDARYDFHSRSLDGFNARTGLRDQGGNSLSVDYRYSRAETEYATQGSEYVSGTASLALLAPFYLGYQHRYDIQDQVSLEKVFDLEYRSQCWSLFLTLRDRIDERQYVLVFALSGIGNVLRMGGNLGSTQVDEE; encoded by the coding sequence ATGCGAGTCAGGCTGCTGTTTCTGTTGTTCATGATCTTTTGCTGGGTGGCGCCGGTTCAGGCACGCCTCACCTTCGGGGTCGTGCCCAAGGCGACCCATTTTTTCCCTTCCCTGGAAGAGGCCCAGGTCTTGGCCGACTACCTTTCTCGGCGGCTTGGTGAAGAAGTGGAAGTGCGGGAGTTTCAGGAGGTCACGGATCTCCATGAATGGCTGAACCGCTACCGGACCGTGGACATGGCGGCCTTTACCGTCAGTTATGTCCGTCAGCAGCAGGCGGGAGAGTTCGAGGTTTTGGCTACGGTTGTCCCCCTTTCGGCCGCTTCCGGACAGTCCACCGAGCTGGTGGTCGCCCGCCAAGGGGTACGCCGGGGTTTGCGTAATCGCCTGGAATTGGCCTTGACGGCGATGGGTGGCGATCCGGAAGGACGTCAGCTGCTCGCGGCTTCGGGCATCTCCCACTTGGTGGGCGCCAAAGTTTCCCCCCCCGCCACAGTGATCGCGGATTATCCCCCGGCAGAAGCTCCGCCGCTTGCGGAGGAGCCCGCTGTCCCCAGTCGCTCTCTCCCTCCCATTGAAACATCCCTGCCGGCTCCTGCGACTCTCGTTACGCCGGTCACAGCTCCTTTGGTTGCGGCACCTTCGCTGGTGCATGCTCCAGTACCGGAACCGGAGGCACTTCGGGAGTCGGTAGCGGCTGAGTCTTCCGAGGAGGCGCTCGCCGCTCCCACCGGGACCGAGGACCTCTCCCGAGCAGAGGACGTAGTCATTGCTGAGGGCGAGTCCGTTGGAGAGACTGTGATCGACGCGCCGGAAACCCCCGCTCCAGTTGCGACCTCACAAAAGCCCGCCGCCGTTTCCTCGACGGGACCGGGCCTCCAGGATCTGAGCGGTCCGGCCCCGGTCAATCTGGAGGCGGATGAGTTGAGTTATGATCGGGAGGCTTCCCTTTACACGGCGCGTGGGGGGGTGCGTCTGACCAAGGGGGGCGTAACCCTCGACGCGGATCAGATGCTCTTTAACGACCTGACCGGGGATGCCGACGCGACGGGAAATGTCTATCTCACCGATCCGTCGGGAAGCCTGCGGGCGGAACAGGCCGATTACAATATGGAAACGGGAGTAGGCCGGATCCGCAGTGGCAAGGTTTTTATCAAAGAGCACAACTTCCATCTGGCCGGCGAAGAGTTGAAGCGGATCGGCGAGCAGGATTACCAGTTGGAAAGGGGATTTTTCACCACCTGTGACGGTGACATCCCTTCCTGGAAGTTCGGTGCTCGGCATATCGATGTGACCCTCGGCAAATATGCCCGGGCCAGCAATGTTCTTTTCTATCTGCACGACTGGCCGGTTTTCTATCTCCCCTACATCGTCTTCCCCGCCAAAACCGAACGGGAGTCGGGCATGCTCATGCCCCGTTTCGGCTATTCGGACAAGCGTGGCGCCGAACTTTCCCTTGCTTATTATCAGGTGATCGCCCGCAATCAGGATGCGACCATCTCCGTCGATTATCTTTCCGATTTCGGTATTGGCCAAGGCGTGGAATATCGATATATCTTCGGCGCCGACAACGAAGGCACACTGCGCGGCTACTACGTCAACAACATCCGTGACGAGTATCTGCGGGACAAGCTCAAGGATGAACCGGATCTGGCGGACACCCTCGATGAGGATGATCGCTACGCCATGGAATGGACTCATCTCGGCACCCTGCCCGGTGACTGGACGTTGAGTGCTGATGTGGAATATGTCAGCAATCGTGACTACTTCGACGAATTCGGAACCGTCGCGGAGGAATACACCAAGGACCAGTCCGAGTCGGTGGTTTATTTGAGCCGCGACTGGAAAAACAATATAATTGCCGCGGAGTTCGACTATACCCAGGAATTGGAATTCGACGACGATACGACTCTGCAGCGTTTACCGGAAGTTCGCTTCGATGCCCTGCGCCGGCGTCTTGGTCAAAGCCCTTTCTTTTTCGGTTTGGCTTCGGCCTACACCTATTTCTGGCGGGAAGAAGAAGTGGTGACGGGCGATTGGGAAACCAGCAAGATAAAGGGACAGCGACTGAATGTCCGGCCGTACCTTTCCGCTTTCTTCTCACCGTTTCCTTGGCTTGAAGTTGTTCCGGAACTAGGCTACCGCGAGCGTCTCTATGAGACGTCCTCTTCTGGTCCCGGTTCAGAGGATGCCGGCATCTACGACTTCTCGTTGCGGATGGGGACCAGTTTCTCCCGCGTGTTTCATGGTGGACTGGGCAATTATAGGAAAATCCGCCACAGCATTGACCCGGAAGTGGTCTATTCCCATGTTCCTAACGAATCACAGGATCATTTGCCTTATTTTGATTCCCTGGACCGGATTGGGGTCGCGAATCGCGTCACTTACTCCCTGACCAATCGTTTCACTGCTCGGCTGGAGCCTCAGCCCGGGGTAGTGGAGTATCTGGAATTTCTCAATGTCCGGCTTTCGCAAAGCTACGATGTTCGACAATCCCGCCATGATCGTCAGGATGTGAATGACGTCGATCCCCTGGGGGATGTTCGGGCCGAGTTGCTCTGGTCGCCAACCCGCAATACCTTTGTCGACTTGGATGCACGGTATGATTTTCACAGCCGCAGCCTGGATGGCTTTAATGCGCGTACCGGTTTGCGGGATCAGGGAGGAAACAGCCTCTCGGTCGATTATCGCTACTCCCGGGCTGAGACCGAGTATGCCACTCAGGGGTCCGAATATGTCTCAGGGACAGCGTCCCTGGCTTTGCTTGCACCATTTTACCTTGGCTATCAGCATCGCTATGATATCCAGGATCAGGTTAGCCTCGAGAAAGTATTCGATCTGGAATATCGCTCCCAGTGCTGGAGTCTCTTTTTGACCCTGCGTGACAGGATCGATGAACGGCAGTATGTTCTGGTGTTCGCCTTGAGTGGGATCGGCAATGTTTTACGCATGGGCGGAAATTTGGGGAGTACCCAGGTCGACGAGGAATAG
- a CDS encoding ComEA family DNA-binding protein: MMKKICRLVIMGMLLTFAMPHTEVFAAPKAVAVQKVININTATLEQLESLPGVGPVSAQRILDRRSEIGSFKSVDQLVEVKGIGEKSLGKFRELVTVK; the protein is encoded by the coding sequence ATGATGAAAAAAATTTGCAGACTGGTTATCATGGGGATGTTGTTGACTTTCGCCATGCCTCACACCGAAGTCTTCGCGGCCCCGAAAGCCGTAGCGGTGCAAAAGGTGATCAACATCAATACGGCGACCCTGGAGCAGCTGGAGTCCCTTCCTGGTGTGGGACCAGTTTCCGCTCAGCGGATTCTTGACCGCCGCAGCGAAATCGGCTCTTTCAAATCGGTGGATCAGTTGGTCGAAGTCAAGGGGATTGGTGAGAAATCTCTGGGGAAGTTCCGCGAGCTGGTGACTGTTAAGTAG
- a CDS encoding FtsB family cell division protein, with protein sequence MAENDSAGKKNWLSLWPALLVLVILGVAVWGDKGILCALRANQQKEDLLRQVQALEAVNQELRREIENLKSNPRFLEGIARKELGMVKEDELIYQFRSQEKNSSAGASAAKAEGASRP encoded by the coding sequence ATGGCGGAAAACGATTCTGCGGGTAAAAAAAACTGGCTTTCCCTCTGGCCGGCTCTTCTTGTTCTGGTAATCCTTGGTGTGGCCGTTTGGGGCGACAAGGGGATTTTGTGTGCCCTCCGTGCCAATCAGCAAAAAGAAGATCTGTTGCGCCAGGTCCAGGCGCTTGAGGCGGTCAACCAGGAACTGCGCAGGGAGATTGAAAATCTTAAGTCCAATCCCCGCTTTCTTGAAGGCATCGCTCGTAAGGAGTTGGGAATGGTCAAGGAGGATGAACTGATCTATCAGTTTCGTTCCCAGGAAAAGAATTCGTCCGCCGGCGCTTCCGCTGCGAAAGCCGAGGGTGCTTCCCGCCCATAG
- a CDS encoding SPOR domain-containing protein translates to MVKQMQSRTQRRMEKKHAILLVVLLLGISLVSFFLGIMVGRGSSGTVAAPTESVTPHLPVPPPLAESLPAVEPTSAPAAPAAPVVEDGAEKPALTFYEALPKGEQPPLGSGINLPPPEKPKKPQASVAKTEPSPLRPPPPVPSVPASAVPAASEAATVVVETPVSTVKVETTPAPLPKPVVQGTFVVQAASFKALSDATALRDRLIKKGYGAYVQEANLGDKGVWQRVMVGPYAGNEAVSQVVERLKNEERLSGMIKKH, encoded by the coding sequence ATGGTGAAGCAGATGCAGTCCCGCACCCAGAGACGCATGGAGAAAAAACATGCGATTCTTCTGGTTGTCTTGCTGCTGGGTATTTCCCTGGTCAGTTTTTTTCTGGGAATCATGGTGGGCCGGGGCTCTTCCGGGACCGTTGCGGCTCCAACCGAGTCGGTAACGCCTCACTTGCCGGTTCCTCCGCCCCTGGCCGAATCGCTTCCGGCCGTTGAGCCTACTTCCGCGCCGGCAGCCCCGGCGGCGCCTGTCGTCGAGGACGGCGCAGAGAAACCGGCCTTGACTTTTTACGAAGCGTTGCCCAAGGGGGAGCAGCCTCCCCTCGGCAGCGGGATTAATCTGCCTCCTCCGGAAAAACCGAAAAAGCCGCAAGCTTCGGTGGCCAAGACGGAGCCGTCACCCCTGCGGCCCCCTCCGCCGGTTCCCTCTGTTCCTGCCTCGGCAGTTCCGGCCGCGTCCGAAGCCGCCACGGTCGTTGTCGAAACGCCCGTGTCGACCGTGAAGGTCGAAACGACGCCTGCTCCCCTGCCTAAACCAGTGGTTCAGGGGACATTCGTCGTGCAGGCTGCGTCCTTCAAGGCTCTTTCTGACGCCACCGCCTTGCGCGATCGCCTCATCAAGAAAGGGTATGGTGCCTATGTTCAGGAGGCGAACCTCGGGGATAAGGGGGTTTGGCAACGGGTGATGGTCGGTCCTTATGCCGGGAACGAGGCGGTTTCCCAGGTAGTGGAACGGCTGAAAAACGAGGAGCGCCTCTCCGGGATGATCAAAAAGCACTGA